Genomic segment of Candidatus Binatia bacterium:
CAGCGCGGCGATCTCGCGCAGGATCTCGTCGCGCCGCCGCACGGCTTCGAATGCACCGGCGCCGGTGGACGCCTCGATGCGACGGATTCCGGCCGCGACGCCGCTTTCCGAACCGAGCCGCACCAGCCCGATGTCGCCGGTGCGCGAGACGTGGGTGCCGCCGCAAAGCTCGACCGAGTAGTCGCCCATCTTGACGACACGTACCACGTCGCCGTACTTGTCGCCGAAGAACGCCATCGCGCCGGCCGCAATCGCATCGTCGTACGGCATTTCGGTTTCGGTGACTGCATAGTTCGCGCGGATCGCCGCGTTGGCTTCCGACTCGATGTCGGCGAGCTTCTCGTCGGCGACCGGCCCCGAGTGGTTAAAATCGAAGCGAAGGCGCGACGGATCGACCAGCGATCCCTGCTGGTGCACGCCGGTGCCGAGATGATGGCGAAGCGCTGCATGCAGAAGGTGCGTAGCCGAATGGTTCAGGCGAATCGCCTGGCGCCGCTCAACGTCGATCGAAAGCGAAACGGAATCGCCGACGGCGAGCTCGCCTTTTTCGACCTGCACGATGTGCACGATGACGTCAGGCGCAGGCTTCTGGGTGTCGAGCACGCGAATGCGCGCGCCGCCGGCAGCCTCGATCCTGCCCGTGTCGCCGGTCTGGCCGCCGGACTCCCCGTAAAACGGCGTGACCTCCACCGTGAGCTCGCCCTGCTGGCCTTCGCGAAGCGCGGGAACCAGCTCCCCGCCACGCGCCAACGCGACGATGCGCGACTGCGTCGAATCGACGAAAGGTCCCGCAAAGCCGACGCCGCGCTCTCGCGAGGCCGCAACGATCAACGTGTAGTCGCGCGCGCCGCCGCGCGCAGCCTGGGCTTCGCGGCCCCGCTCGCGCTGCTGCTCGAGCGCCGCCTCGAAGCCGTCGCGATCGACGGCGATGCCGCGCGAGCGCAGGATGTCGTCGGTCATGTCGACCGGAAATCCGTACGTGTCGTAGAGGCGGAACGCGACGTCGCCGGGCAGCCTCGTCACGCCGATGGCCAGCCGCGCGACTTCGCTGTCGAGATGCACGAGGCCGCGGTCGAGCGTCACCGCGAAGCGTTCTTCCTCGTCGCGCACGGTGTCGAGGATCTTCGTGCGGTCGCGCACCAGCTCCTCGTACGCATCGCCCATCACGTCGACGACGGTGTCGCAGATACGATACAGGAACGTATCGCCGAGGCCGAGGTTCTTGCCGTGACGCGCGGCGCGACGCAGCAGGCGGCGCAGCACGTAGCCGCGTCCTTCGTTGCCGGGCTCGATGCCGTCGGTGATCATGAACGACACCGCGCGGCTGTGATCGGCGAGCACGCGGAACGAAATGTCCTTGTCGGGGTCGTTGCCGTAGCGAGCTTTCGACAGGTCTTCGGCCGTCGCGATCAGGCGGCGCAACAAGGAGCCGTCGTAGTTGCCGCCGGCACCCTCGAGCACCGACGCGACGCGCTCGAGGCCCATTCCCGTGTCGACGTGCTTGGACGGCAGCTCGTGCAGCTTGCCCGCGTCGTCACGGTGATACTGGATGAAGACGAGGTTCCACAGCTCGATGTAGCGCGCGCAGCCGGCGTTGACTGCGCAGACGTGCCCCGCAACGTGCTGCATGTCACAGGAACCGGCGCCGCGGTCGATGTGAATTTCCGAGCACGGGCCGCAGGGGCCGGTCTCGCCCATCTCCCAGAAGTTGTCCTTCTCGGCGAAGCGCAGCACACGCTCGTGGCCGATGTCGGTGATGCGCCTCCAGAGCTGCTCCGCTTCGTCGTCGGACTTGTAGACGGTGGCGTAGAGCTTGTCCTTCGGCAGTCCCCACACTCCGGTCAGCAGCTCCCAGGCCCACTCGATCGCCTCGGCCTTGTAGTAATCGCCGAAGGACCAGTTGCCGAGCATTTCAAACAGCGTGTGGTGGTAGGTGTCGCGGCCGACGTCCTCGAGGTCGTTGTGCTTGCCCGAGATGCGAAGGCACTTCTGGCTGTCGGCCACGCGAGAGGCCGGAGGCTCGGCCAGGCCGAGGAAGACGTTCTTGAACTGGACCATGCCCGAGTTCGTGAACATCAGCGTCGGATCCCCGACCGGGACGATCGGAGCGCTCGGAACGATCAGGTGGCCCTTCGAACGGAAAAAGTCGAGGAAGGATTTGCGGACTTCGGTTCCAGTCATGCAGCGCCGACCGGAATACTAGGAAACGTCCAGCAAGTCACGCACGAGGGAGGCCGGGTAACCGCGCGCGATCATGCGGCGAAACAGTCGGTTTTTCAGCGAATCCGCGCCGCGGCGAGGCCTCGTCGAGACGCCGCCGGCGGCGCCCGGC
This window contains:
- the alaS gene encoding alanine--tRNA ligase, with the translated sequence MTGTEVRKSFLDFFRSKGHLIVPSAPIVPVGDPTLMFTNSGMVQFKNVFLGLAEPPASRVADSQKCLRISGKHNDLEDVGRDTYHHTLFEMLGNWSFGDYYKAEAIEWAWELLTGVWGLPKDKLYATVYKSDDEAEQLWRRITDIGHERVLRFAEKDNFWEMGETGPCGPCSEIHIDRGAGSCDMQHVAGHVCAVNAGCARYIELWNLVFIQYHRDDAGKLHELPSKHVDTGMGLERVASVLEGAGGNYDGSLLRRLIATAEDLSKARYGNDPDKDISFRVLADHSRAVSFMITDGIEPGNEGRGYVLRRLLRRAARHGKNLGLGDTFLYRICDTVVDVMGDAYEELVRDRTKILDTVRDEEERFAVTLDRGLVHLDSEVARLAIGVTRLPGDVAFRLYDTYGFPVDMTDDILRSRGIAVDRDGFEAALEQQRERGREAQAARGGARDYTLIVAASRERGVGFAGPFVDSTQSRIVALARGGELVPALREGQQGELTVEVTPFYGESGGQTGDTGRIEAAGGARIRVLDTQKPAPDVIVHIVQVEKGELAVGDSVSLSIDVERRQAIRLNHSATHLLHAALRHHLGTGVHQQGSLVDPSRLRFDFNHSGPVADEKLADIESEANAAIRANYAVTETEMPYDDAIAAGAMAFFGDKYGDVVRVVKMGDYSVELCGGTHVSRTGDIGLVRLGSESGVAAGIRRIEASTGAGAFEAVRRRDEILREIAALLKIREEDTVVRVEKLLAEGRELEKKLARAAQGQSRDVVAELAASARSTAGGARVVVSRVDGIDSKSLRSVSDRLRERLGSSVVVLAADADGAASVLVAVTPDLTSQFNANELIRQLVPLVDGRGGGKPDFAQAGGKNPAGIPALLEKAHEIVV